A window of Erpetoichthys calabaricus chromosome 12, fErpCal1.3, whole genome shotgun sequence contains these coding sequences:
- the polr2eb gene encoding DNA-directed RNA polymerases I, II, and III subunit RPABC1, which produces MDDEEETYRLWKIRKTIMQLCHDRGYLVTQDELDQTLDEFKMQFGNKPSEGHPRRTDLTVLVAHNDDPTDQMFVFFPEEPKVGIKTIKMYCQRMQEENITRAIIVVQMGMTPSAKQSLVDMAPKYILEQFLQQELLINITEHELVPEHIVMTKEEVTELLARYKLKESQLPRIQAGDPVARYFGLKRGQVVKIIRPSETAGRYITYRLVQ; this is translated from the exons ATGGATGATGAAGAAGAAACATACAGGTTGTGGAAGATTCGAAAGACAATTATGCAG CTGTGCCACGACCGTGGCTACCTTGTCACTCAGGATGAGTTGGATCAGACGTTGGATGAGTTCAAGATGCAATTTGGAAATAAGCCAAGCGAAGGCCACCCAAGGCGCACGGATCTGACAGTATTGGTAGCACACAATGACGACCCCACTGATCAGATGTTTGTGTTCTTTCCTG AGGAACCAAAGGTTGGCATCAAAACCATTAAGATGTACTGTCAACGCATGCAAGAGGAGAACATCACTCGTGCCATCATTGTGGTGCAGATGGGAATGACGCCTTCCGCCAAACAG TCACTGGTGGACATGGCACCCAAATACATTTTGGAGCAATTTCTACAGCAGGAGCTTCTTATCAACATTACTGaacatgag cTTGTTCCCGAGCATATTGTAATGACCAAAGAGGAAGTCACTGAGTTGTTAGCACGATA CAAGCTCAAAGAGAGTCAGCTTCCTCGAATTCAGGCTGGAGATCCTGTTGCCCGATACTTTGGGCTAAAAAGAGGACAG gTTGTGAAAATCATTCGACCGAGTGAGACTGCTGGGAGGTATATAACTTACAGACTTGTGCAGTAG